The genomic segment GCCATCTGCACTGCAGGCTGTGAACCAGGGGGAAGGCTGCATATTTCCTTTTGCACTCTGTTGCAAATACCCACCAGCATTTCCTCTCTTAGGACATATGCATGTTGCTGTGCCCAACTGTATTAGAGTAGAGCAAGATTAAAAAGCAGAAATTTGGGCTCAGAGGTGTTCTCATGCTTACCCTCCCACATTGTATTTGCTTTATGGAAGGGGGGGTGTTATATCCAGGAATCATTTTTGGGAGGGGCAAGGAGAAATATAGGAAGGACTCTTTCATGTAAATGGCTGTAATACAAAAGAAAGTATAAAACCAATTTTATTTGAGCAGGCATAAAATAACAGAATGTGATATTGGTTGTGGTAGGACTAggaattttaaaaacctaaatgACAATCTTCATGGGAGAGCATTATGTGGGTCAAAGATGCAACACATGGCGCTCTTATATATGGAAGCTTTTTGAGTGCCCTGCTTGCCATGGCAGCTACCTCTaacccacccagaaaaattcAATAATTTGGTTCTTCCAAGGGAGTACCCTGTGAGGTTTACAGCATGGGCCAGCTACTGTCTGAAAAGTCGTACCAGACCGAGTGAAAACTCCTTTCTTTGTCATGTGCAGCTTATTGCTTGAGAAACGAGGAAATTACTGGGAACGTGTAGGGTACTCCAGAGTTTTTACAACTGAAGCTTCACAGGTCATTCAATGGCTCATACTATGAAAATATCCAAATCCTTGGTGTTAACTGCAACCACCACAATTGCTTTCATTCATTCTGAGCAACTGGAATCATCCACATAGAAAAGAAGTGATGCTTAGCAGCAAACAGGAATACACAACACGGCACTGTCCAATACAGAAAATGGTGCTGGCCATCATCACATCAAGACTTGTTAATAGttaagaaggttttttttaacaaaaaaaaagttatacACATTCATAGAGGGTAGTTTCTTCAGTAGGTATTAGCTGCAATAGATAAAAATGGACTTTCCACCTTCAGGGTAAGGATTTTTCTGAAGGGAGACATCAGGGTTGACCAGCTCCATCATACTGTTATCACGTGAGAGTCCAAGTAGCATCTGGATGGTACTGGGGTTGATGGATCTCTTGTCCAACCCAGCATGGAAGCTCTTCTGTTCTTCATGATAGCAAACTTGATGGAGCATCAGTTTGATTTAGTACAGGCCAAATTCCAACAGGCAGACCTATGGCTTAAGGGTGCCATCGCGCTGGCTGGCTTGTTTTCTTATCTGTGACTAAGcgaaacaaaataaaaatcagcAACTGTTTTCAGTACCTGTGGATTTTGAACAATGGTTCATGATTTTAGGCACTTAGTCCTTATCAGAACAGCTGGACTGCTGAAGACTTCTGCAGAAGGGGAGTTCCAATCCTCCACCCCTGCTGTCCTACTTCCCAACATTGGCTCCGTTTCCAGcctttgcttttgtttcttttctgcgACTCTGGCTGTTACTCAATCTCATTCATCTCATCTGTCCATAAAGCACAAACTGCAAGCTTTTACATCCTTAATTTCTCACAGGACAGAGAGGGGAAATGAAATGCTATAAGTGCAAAGCATCCAGTTCCAAATAGCTCAGTTCAGTGGAAACGGAAGAACAGAGCCCGTTCTCTTCTGCCTAGCGCCAAGGCAAATTGAGGCTGCACAAACCGGTAATTTGCACTTTATGGATTGGCAAAATGCATTATTTCCATTCCCTCTGTTTGAGCCTCCAGTCTACTGTTTCACATAGCTCAGTGTTCTCTCTACTCTGACTAGTAGCTAGCAACATTCTGGGGGACATAGGAGAGAAAGGTCTTGTTTGGTTACTTCAGATCCTTTTGAAATGGAGgaagcagggattgaacctagattCTTCTACATTCAAAGCATTCCCACTGAGTCACAAGCTCTCCCCACTGGTTCAAGCGGCCATCCGCAGTGCTTTCTGGTGAAGTACAAAGAGCTGAAATTGGGAAAAAATAAATTGTGGATCCTCAGATTAATATGCAGAATCTCTGGCTATTTTGCATACCAGTTTATATCCACAAATACAGGCATATTCCCTTTTCAATACTAGTGAGGCCACAATGGAAATTTAGCCTGATCCATTGTCAGCAGGAAATGCTGTCTGTCATCATTAACACACCAGCTGAAGAGTTAAGTAACGCTTGCTGAATCTTGTGACACGGCCATTTCCTTACCAGTTTCCATTGCAATATCTTAATCCACTCATCTGCTTCTACTCCGGTCTTTGCGTAGAGATAATATGTCCTCAGTGGGAATACTAAActgtttaaaaatagaaataaagacATTATACAATAAACAACCAATAATTATATTTAGCTATTTAGGAATTTTGTAGGATGCTGCTGCAGGGAGCTTACAAGTAAAAACAACATAAATTAACTAAAATGCCATACGTTACTGAGATAAAAAGgaacaaaccattaaaaacaagctATTTGCATAAAAAAGCATTAAACAACCCCTGAATGCCCTAAAATACGGGTTCCCAATGTGGGCAGTACAGGGTGGAGTGTTGGAAGTTAACTCACTTAAGCCCCAGAGAGTCAGACAGGATTTACTATAGTTATAATCAGCTTTTGCTGAGTTGATATTCATATTTTTGGCTTAAATCTGTATTTTATATACATTTCAAAGCATGTTCTGGGAAGGACAAGTCAGACTGGATTCAGAAGTGATggtgaatcaatcaatcaatcaatcaatgaatcaatgggCAAATTGGGATGGCACTGCAGACTATCGGAAAGCTGAACACTccaaccatttatgcactggaggtttcatgccgggctgcaggctggagttttagtcgtggcgggttgccccacctcttcctgcactcacatgggggagcatttggcccggtgcgcctcatccgcccctgatttgtgctcctgcgcaaGAGCAGGggcggtgaagttcccagtgcgtaaacggtctcccTAAGGCATTTAATTACCTGTGTTAATAAACTCTTTTTATACATGACAATTCACAAGATTTCTGAGAAGAAGCatgaagacagacagacacacatatACAGGAGGAAAGAACGCTGAAGTTTTATTTATTAGGCCACAACTTACCAAAAACAATTGACTTTATCCTGTGAATAGTCAAACTGCACAGCTGTGCATTCTGTTAAGTCTAGTGCTCTGATTGGCTCTGTGGACTTGAAAATAAGATTGTTTTTGaaataatcattttttttaaaagaacctcAAAGCTACCTCATTTTATAAAATTCCAGTTTTGTACGTTTGTTGCTTTGATGTTCATCTGTGCCTGTTTCCTACATGGGCGTGGGGTGggtgtgactttttttttttaatcctcctcTCCCAGCTCAGTAACTCTGAAATTATACAACTGAAAATCACTTCCATATAGGGCACTGGGTGAATCCCATTAGAAATATATACATGCAAttaatggatattttaatggATAGAAATATATACATGCAATTAATTGATATATTAACATTGTCACCAGTGTGGGTTCCCATTCCTTAAATATGTGACCAAAAAATACCCTCTATGAGTATTTTCCCATGCAGGACAAAACTTATATACACATAACCCTAATCACAACcctaatcagttcccctggagaaaatggctgctttggagggtggactctataacaggggtagtcaacctgtggtcctccagatgttcatggactacaattcccatgaacccctgccagtgcttgctggcaggggctcatgggaattgtagtccatgaacatctggaggaccacaggttgactacccctgctctatgacattAGTAACTTTAGGAGCAGGAAAGAGCCCTCAAGTTATCTTCTCAAGCTACTGTTATATTACCCCACTGACCCACTGCCCATGTTAAGTGACAAGCAATGGGTAgaaaggtcccttccaattctatgattctgtgattctatatactTCAAATGCAATATTCTCACTCACCGTCTGgtctttataatatttaagttcaTTCCTATGCAGTGTAAACCATCTCGTTTTCCAGTTCTGAaagaataaaacccccacaagaaagggaaggtgatttagaTTTTTTATAAAATCTAAAAGGAAACAcaactgttaaaaataaaaagcgGAAAAGCCCAAAATACATCCCTACTGCTGCTCGAATACCAAACCAGGCCTAAATTAAATCCCAAATTTAAATGTGATGGACAGCAGACATAGGGGACACATTAATTGTCAGTTGCAAAGCGAGTGGCCAATCAGCTGAAAGACGGACTGCATTGTTTCATACTTAAACAACAGGAAGTTAgttcatgctggctctccagggtgGTGCAACAGTAGAGTGACTAGGATCTCagaagcccaggttcaaatccccactctgctatagaAATACATTATGTGTCCTTGGGCAGGCTTACCTAGCTAACAGGGCTGCTGTTCTGGGGTGAAATGAAGCAGAGGAGAACtatgtgtaaactgctttgggcctTCATTGTGTAGaatagcggggtataaatatatataaaggtaaaggtatcccctgtgcaagcaccgagtcatgtctgacccttggggtgacgccctctagcgttttcatggcagacttaatacagggtgttttcccagtgccttccccagtcatgaccgtttaccccccagcaagctaggtactcattttaccgacctcggaaggatggagtcaaccttgagctggctgctgggattgaactcccagcctcatgggcagagcttcagacagcttttctgctgctttccactctgtgccacaagaggctcataaatacacacacacacacacacaaatcagttTAAAAGCATATGTAACTCTTCAGAGGGCAAATATCCTCAGAAATATCACACACTTTGCAGACTGCCACTGATGACAAAGCAGTTGTGGCTGGGACACCAGTTGCGTTCTGTATTCCATATGCATTCTCCCTGTGTTGCCTCCAGCTGTGCATATGCCCCAATGCTTTGGCTGCACAGTCTGGGCAGAAGACACCTGCGGTATCTCTTACCTTAACTATTTTGCCTTGTTTGGTCAGATAGCCTTCTTTTGTTCCAAGCTGCAGGGAAAGAGATAAAGGTTTACACGTTGGGAGGAGGTGGGGGCGGGAATGGCTGAAGGCAAGGAGAAGTAAACCAATCACTAGTCATTACAAAACCATATTTGCTGACATAAAGCAAAGTACAGCTTTCCACTACACCATTGCTCACCCTATCTTGATAACTGTGTTATCGTATTTCTGGCAAGAGCAGCTGCTCTTTGCCTCCACAGGAGATAAACATCTAAAGTCATTCCCTTAACTTTACCCTGTTGAGGGCCGCTTGGTTATCCTCTGACATTGCTTCAGAGCTTCCCAAGACTGTAAGAGGTTAACATTTAACTAATTTCCCAGTAGAGTTAAACTTCTTTTCTTGCAGCAAGATGACCCTCTTGGGCCAACAGATTCCAGTATCTTAAGGCCAAACGagagcatagaatcacagaatcatagagttggaaggggccatacaggccatctagtccaaccccctgcttaacgcaggatcagcccaaagcatcctaaagcttattATGACCCATCGCCCATGTTCTCCAGGATGTCCAATAAAACTTTGGCCTTTTTGTGACAATGTCTCCGGGTTAGACCAAAGGATGCCTCCACCATTTAAAAGCCTAACGTGGACAATTTCAAAAGGCTGCAAGGTAGGAGAAGATGCTCTTACTTCACCTCCCCTGCTCCCTgcaccttttcaagtgccaaaagagCCACGGATCATTAATAACAAAGGGGAACAAAGGCAATACTTGCTCTACAAAGAATATTCTAGCTAAGCTTTAAAAAGTTTATACTTAGTGCATTCATGGAATTTCTGAGCATTTCACATATATTTCCTATTTATGCTAACAAGAACCCTAGAAGGTAGGAAAGTGTCACTGACCCATTATTGTAGGTGGGCAGCCCACTGAGGCTGATCTGTAGCCCCTgatccatctagatcaggggtagtcaaactgcggctctccagatgtccatggactacatttcccagaagcccctgccaacattcgcagagattctgggaattgtagtccatggacatctggagggccgcagtttgactacccctgatctaggtttTAGTACCCCAAACCTCTCCAACAGTGCCTGAGGGGCTGAGGGTCAGAAGAGGGAGGtaagaagggaaggaggaggaggtaggaGAAGACCACTTCCATGAGCGTAATGATTGTAAGGTACATCACATAGGAAGAAGAATATAGCCTTTATGGATCCAATTAATGTTCTATCCAATCTAACAACAGAGCAGAAACTCACCGATGGAGCATTGGGGACAAGATCGATTTCTGTCTTTCCTGTTTGCATTGCTGTGTGAACACGCACAGATTCATAAATAGAAGGTTCTTCCACTTTCTTAGGGTACGGGTGTTTCAGTACAATCAAAGTACCTAAATAAAGGAAAACAGAGATTCTccatttcacattttttcccctccagtttAGATTTCTCCCAGTCCTTTTGAAGATATGGTGAGACTATTGAGacagacctattatgcatggatgttttccctctctttccctgtGCATGTTCAttggattttgtttttcattctgcattgattttccttccGGTTACAGCCCCTCTGTACACCTGCGTAGTTTCAACTCCTGAggacatgcatttttaaaaaacgtttaaATGTACCCACATGCAGGCACTATTTTTGTTACCAGCGAACCAAGATTGCTAGACTCATATTGCttgtttaaaaaacccttttaaatGGGTAAGCAATAGTGGAACATACAtcaaagaagggaggaaagtcACTAACGTTCTGCTGAGATACAGCTTGAAGAATCTTTAGTTCCTATATCAAAAAACAGCTctaaactgaccaataaggagagacaaattataccacacacaaaaaaggaaatattgGTGCTGCAACACtatctgttgtttttttctttcactgcTATGCAGAATATGTACTGAGATTCCCAAGAGAAAAACCGGGGAAATGTGTGGAGCACAGGCACAGCATTCAAAGTAAAGCCCTACTGACTCAATTTCAGTAAAAATTGAAAGTGAGCAGCGTGTGCATAGCAGGCCATAACAGGCCTTG from the Paroedura picta isolate Pp20150507F chromosome 10, Ppicta_v3.0, whole genome shotgun sequence genome contains:
- the DAPP1 gene encoding dual adapter for phosphotyrosine and 3-phosphotyrosine and 3-phosphoinositide isoform X1 — encoded protein: MGIAELEERGRMSHEEDHHLGQGDVEEELQDLGWYHDSLTRHAAEALLLSNGSDGSFLLRKSNGKTNLFSLSVRAKDSVKHFHVEYTGSSFKFGFNEFSSLRDLINHFANQPLIGSETGTLIVLKHPYPKKVEEPSIYESVRVHTAMQTGKTEIDLVPNAPSLGTKEGYLTKQGKIVKNWKTRWFTLHRNELKYYKDQTSTEPIRALDLTECTAVQFDYSQDKVNCFCLVFPLRTYYLYAKTGVEADEWIKILQWKLSQIRKQASQRDGTLKP
- the DAPP1 gene encoding dual adapter for phosphotyrosine and 3-phosphotyrosine and 3-phosphoinositide isoform X2, which translates into the protein MGIAELEERGRMSHEEDHHLGQGDVEEELQDLGWYHDSLTRHAAEALLLSNGSDGSFLLRKSNGKTNLFSLSVRAKDSVKHFHVEYTGSSFKFGFNEFSSLRDLINHFANQPLIGSETGTLIVLKHPYPKKVEEPSIYESVRVHTAMQTGKTEIDLVPNAPSLGTKEGYLTKQGKIVKNWKTRWFTLHRNELKYYKDQTSTEPIRALDLTECTAVQFDYSQDKVNCFCLVFPLRTYYLYAKTGVEADEWIKILQWKLLFVLHQKALRMAA